TCGCTGTCGCGGATGGCCTTCTCGATGGGGTTCAGCGCGCCCCGGTCCCACGGCGTGATGACCAGCGTGCGGGCGTCCGGCGTGCTGATGCTCGCCACCTGATCGATCGGCACGGAGCTGCCGTAGTAGTCCACGACGATCTTTTTCAGGATGCCGGGGTTGGCGCGGCCGGTGCGCAGCACCGACAGGTTGTTCTCGAGGGACTCGATGGCCTTGCCCATCTTCTCGCGGGTATCAGCCTGGATTGCTTTCATGTCAGCCATGGTCAGGGCCTCCTGGGGAGTGAGAATGAACAGACGTCGCTCGCGGGGATTGTAGCGCAGCGCGCTCCGGCCTTCCGGGGCGGCCGGTCAGCTGCGGGCCGGGCGCACGTGTCAGGGCGGCCGGGGCCGCGCAGGCGTGTCAGGGCGTGCTGATCAGCGTACCGACCCGCTGCCCTTCCAGCAGGCGGCGCAGGTTGCCGTCCTGGAACAGGTCGAACACCACGATCGGCAGGCCCTTGTCCATGCACAGCGTCAGGGCGGTGGCGTCCATGACTTCCAGGCGCTGCTCGACCACCTCGCGGTGCGTGGCCTGCGCGATGAACTTCGCGTCCGCGTTCTTGCGGGGGTCGCTGTCGTACACGCCGTCCACGCGGTTTTTGGCCATCAGGACCACGTCTGCCCCGATTTCCAGGGCGCGCAGGGTGCTGGTCGTGTCGGTCGTGAAGAACGGCGCGCCGTTCCCGCCGCCGAAGATCACCACGCGGCCCTTTTCCAGGTGACGCATGGCGCGGCGGCGGATGTACGGCTCGGCCACGGCCGACATCTGGATGGCGCTCATGACGCGGGTGGGCCGCCCGGCACTCTCCATGGCGTCCTGCAACGCCATGGCGTTCATGACGGTGCCCAGCATCCCGATGTAATCGGCGGTGGCGGGGTCCATGCCGGCCCCGTTGCGGGCGCCGCGCCACAGGTTCCCGCCGCCGATCACGACCGCGAGTTCCACGTCGGTGCCGTCCAGGGCGCCGGTGATCAGCCGGGCCAGCTGGGCGGTGGTGTCGGGACTGATCCCGAAGCCCGACTCACCGGCCAGGAACTCACCAGAAAGCTTGAGCAGAACGCGCTTGAACATGCATACCTCGCTTGGGGTCGGCCGCGCCACAGCGCGCCGGAAAAAAAGGGTGAACGTGACTGAACGGCAACACAATACTCCCGGCAGACGCGCGGGCGGCTGCCGGGAGGACTGTGTCGCGCGCAACGATGAATCCGGCCTGCGCCCGGCCCGCCCCGCTGACGGGGAAGGGCCGGAGGTCAGGGGATTTACGCGCCGATCTCGAAGCGCACGAAGCGCTTGATGGTCGCGCCGCCCAGGTACTTCCCGACGGTGACGCTGTTGTCCTTGACGAAGTTCTGCTCGGGCAGAACCTTCTCGGAGTAGAACTTGCCGATCTGGCCCTCGACGATCTTCTCGACGATCTGCTGGGGCTTGCCCTCGTTCAGCGCCTTGTTCGTGAGGATCTCGCGCTCCTTCTCGATGTCGGAGCTGTTCACCTCGTCACGGCTCAGGAACTGCGGGCGCTCGGCGGCGACGTGCAGGGCCACGTCCTTGGCCTGCGCCTCGGTGCCGCCTTCGATGTCGACCAGCACGCCGATCTTGCCGTTGCTGTGCACGTACCCGGCCACGGTGCTGCCCTCGACGAAGGCCACGCGGTTCAGGACCAGGTTCTCGCCGATCTTGCCGGCGGCGGCCGCGACGGTGGTCGCCACGGTCTCACCGCTGGGCAGCGTGAAGGAGCGGAACTCTTCCACGTCGTTGGTACCGGCGCTCAGGGCCGCCTGGGCCAGTTCGGCCACCAGCGCCTGGAAGTCGCTGTTGCGGGCCACGAAGTCCGTCTCGCTGTTCACCTCGACGATGGCGGCCTTGCTGCCGTCCACCACGAAACGCACGAGGCCTTCCTTGGCTTCACGGTCGGCTTTCTTGGCGGCCTTCACGATGCCGCGCTCGCGCAGCAGTGCCACCGCTTTTTCTTCGTCGTTCCCGGCGTCGGCGAGGGCCTTCTTGACGTCCATCATGCCTGCGCCCGTCAGTTCACGGAGTTTCTTGATTGATTCCAGCATGTCATGCCTCCTGTGTCGGCTTGAACTTCAGTGGTGTGGAGTGGTGTTCGGTGCGGGCCGCGTGGGGCAGAAAAAAGGGTGGTCCGAAGAGCGTACTCGCCGGACACCACCCTCCTTTCCGGTCCCGGTGCGGGCTTAGCTTTCGGTCTGCTCGGTTTCGGTCGCTTCCGTGGCGGTCTCGCCCTCGGCCGCGCCGACGTCCTCGCCACCGCCGCGCGCCTCGACGAGCAGGTCGCCGATGCGGTGCGTGATCAGCTGGATGGAACGGATCGCGTCGTCGTTACCGGGAACAATGTAGTCGATGACATCCGGGTCGCTGTCCGTGTCGGCCAGCGCGATGACGGGAATCCCCAGCTTGTTGGCTTCCTGCACGGCGATGACTTCCTTGGTGGGGTCCACCACGAAGATCGCGTCGGGCAGGCGGTTCATCTTGCGGATGCCACCCACGAAGCGCTGCAGGCGCTCGCGCTCGGCGGCCAGCTTGATGCGCTCGGCCTTCAGGCGGTCGTTGACGCGGCCGGACTCGAACATCTCGTCGAGTTCGTTCAGGCGGTCGATGCGGGTGCGCATGGTCTTGAAGTTCGTGAGCATCCCGCCGAGCCAGCGGCTGGTGACAAACGGCATGCCGGTGCGGCGCGCTTCGAGTTCCACGATTTCCTGGGCCTGCTTCTTGGTGCCGACGAACAGGATGACGCCGCCGCGCTCAGACAGTTCCTTGATGAAGTCGAAGGAACGGTCCACCTGCTTGAGGGTCTTCTGCAGGTCGATGATGAAGATGCCGTTACGCTCGGCGAAGATGAAGCGCTTGAACTTGGGGTTCCAGCGCTTGGTTTCGTGACCGAAGTGAACTCCGGCTTCCAGCAGTTGCTTCATGGAGATGTACGACATGTGAACTCCTGAGCGTTGAAATGTGGGACAAGTTTGCCGTTCTCGTGCCAGCCCAGCGTCATGAACGCCGAAGGTGGGCCAGGCCGTACGCGACGCTCCAGCGCGCACAGCGGGTCACGGGGGCACCCAAACGGAAATTATACGACATCGGACGCACGGGTGGGAGGGGGGACGCCGGGCGGACAGCTGATGGCGGAAGGCTGATAGCAGATGGCGGATGGCTCAGCAGAGGCTGTGGGCCAGCGCCGAGACTGCCAGCGACTGCCGGGCCTGCTCCATCTGGGCGTCTTCCAGATGCCACGCTGCCGACAGGGCCGCGTACGCCTCCACCCACGCCAGCAGCCGCGCCCGGTCCAGTCCGGCCTCCTGCGCGATCAGAGCCGACTGCCGCTCCAGCCGCCCCGGCGTCAGCGCGTGTTCTGGCGTGGGATTGCACAGCAGATTCGCAAAATCGAAGGTCCGCTCGCCGATCAGCCCTTTCGGGTCGATCACCAGCCAGCCGCGCTCCGGGTTGCGCAGCACGTTCCCGTGATGCAGGTCGCCGTGCAGTGGGCGCACGTCCTGCGGGTCGGCCAGCAGTCGCTGCGCGGTCCCCCAGGCCTGCGTGAACGTCTCACCCTGCGCCTTGGCGGCCTCCAGTGACCGGAACCAGCGGTGCAGGTCCGGCAGGTCCGGCGGCCGTCCGGGCCGCTCCCGGTGTACGCCCGCCCCCGCACCGCACAGGATCCGGGTGGCCGCGTCGTCCTGTCCGCCCAGCGCCAGGGCTGCCAGATCCGGCGCGGACTCCAGCCTCTCCAGCAGCAGCGCCGCGCCCTCATGCCGGTAGACCCGCGCGGCGCCCTCGCCCTCCAGCCACACCATCAGGTCGTTGCCCCGCTGCTCCTCAGCGCTGCGGGCGACCTTCAGCATCGCGGGGCGGCCCTGCCACACGACGGGCAGAAGGTCGCTGCCCGGCGTGCAGATCGCCTCGCCGTCCGGGGTCAGGTTCCAGCGCCGCAGGTAGCTGTCTACACTCACGCTCCCACTCTGCACCCAAAGAGGGACGCCCCGTTCCCGGTAACAGGGCTTACACTCGGCAACTATGGACTGGTTCTACGCACTCATCTACGGCATCGTCGAGGGCATCACGGAGTTCCTGCCGATCAGCTCGACCGGCCACCTGATCCTCACCGGGAACCTGATGGGCGTCCCGTGGAGCAAGGAAGTCAAGGACGCCTTCGAGGTCGTCATTCAGGGCGGCGCGATCCTCAGCGTGCTGGTGTTCTACTGGCGCGATTTCCTGAAGATCCGGCACGTGAACACCGACCCGCAGCAGCGCACGCTGTGGCTGGGCGTGCTCGTCGCGTGCATTCCGGCCGTGATCCTGGGCCTGCTGTTCGGGGACGCCATCAAGGCGAACCTGTTCCGGCCCAGCGTGGTCGCCTGGGCGCTGATCGTGGGCGGCGTGCTGATGTGGCTGATCGAGAGCCGCCGTGTCACGCCCAGCGTCAGCGCCATCGAGAGCATCGGCGTGCGCCGCTCGTTCCTGATCGGCGCGTTGCAGTGCCTCGCGCTGCTGTGGCCCGGCTTCTCCCGCTCCGCGAGTTCGATTCTGGGCGGCATGGCGCTGGGCCTGGACCGCGCTACCGCCACCAAGTTCAGCTTCTACCTGGGCGTTCCCACCCTGGGCGGCGCGGCGCTGCTGAACCTCATTCAGGAACGCGAACTGATCTTCGGTGAGATCGGTCTGCTGAACGTCGTGATCGGCGCGGGCGTCAGCTTCGTCACCGCGTACCTGGCCATCGGGTGGCTGCTGAAGTTCGTCTCCACGAACACCTTCAAGGGCTTCGCCGTGTACCGCGTCATCGTGGGCATCCTGATCCTGATCCTGCTCGCCACGGGCGTCATGAGCAACGGCAGCCTCGCCTGAACGTAAAGAACGCGCCGCTCCTGAACACGGGGGCGGCGCGTTCACCATGCAGCCTCGCCCCGTGCAGACGGGCGGCAGGCCTGCCAGAATCGGGGCGTGGTTCCCCCCACCCTCTACCGCCCGTTCCTGAGCGGCATCTACAGCGTCTCGGCGGGCCTGTACCGCCTGGGCGCGCAGCCCGTGCCGTGGCTGGACGACCCGGCGCCCGAACGGCATACCTTCACGCTGGACGCCGAGTACCCGCGCCTGATCGCCAGCAAGGCCGCCGCGCACGTCCGCGCCCTGCACGAGTACGCCGGCGAGACTGCCCTGACCCCCGAGCTGCGCGAGGCTGCCCTGACCTTCGCGGCCCGGCAACTGGCCGCCGACAGCGGGGGAGAGGTCAGCTGGGACGGCCGCACCCTGCACAATTCCCTGCTGGGCTGGCAGGCCGACCTGCACCCCCGCTGGAACGCCCTGGAGAACCTGCGGCGCTTTTCCGGCCCGCACGCCGCCCTGGTCGCGGATACCCGGCCCGTGAGCGCCCTGGATTTCCTGGGCCTGAACGCCAGCGAGGACCTGACCATCGTGGCCCGCGACCCCCGCAGCGGCCGTGACTGGCTGGCCGCCACGCACGTCCTGAACCCCCAGCACTGGGACCCCCGCGACAAGCTGGGGCGCGACTTCACGCAGGTGCACGCTCCCATTCCCGGCAGCGGCCCCATGAACGCCAGCGCCCCCCGATTGCTGGACGCCGTGATCCACCGCGGCCCCTTCGTGCGTTTCGCCTGGGGACTGAGCACCACCGACCGCCTCGACCACCACCCCGCCGCGCCGCCCGACGCCGACCGCGACCCCCGCACCCGCTTCGACCCGCACGGCACGTACCTGCGGGTGGAACGCCAGACCCTGACCGGCTTCCCGCACGCGCACGGCGCGCTGTTCACCATCCGCCCCTACACCCACCCCCTCACGCAGGCCGCGCAGGAGCCCGCCCATGCCCGCGCGCTGGCGGCCGCCATCCGCTCCATGACCCCCGCGCAGACCGCCTACAAAGGATTAACGCACCTGCGGGACGACCTCCTGAACTGGATGGACACCCAGGCCCTACACTCGAACGCGTGAACCGCGCCGCCCCCACCCTCACCGCCCTGCTGCTCGGGGCGCTGCTGGCCGCCTGCGACCTCCCGCAGGACACCCGCACGCAACCGACCCAGACGCCCCCCACCCAGACCTCTCCTGCCCAGCCTGCGCCCACCTCTGCCCGCGACCCGCACAGCGGCCTGCGCTGGATCGCCGGGCGCGACCTGCCCCGCGAAGGACAGACCGTCCTCCGGCAGATCAGCCAGGGCGGCCCCTTCCGCTACAGCAAGGACGGCAGCACCTTCGGCAACCGCGAACGCCTGCTGCCCCGCCAGAACAGCGGCTACTACCGCGAGTACACGGTCCCCACCCCCGGCGAGAACGACCGCGGCGCGCGTCGCCTCGTCTGCGGCGGCCAGCCCCGCACCAGCACCGCCGACTGCTACTACACCGCCGACCACTACGACAGCTTCCGGAGAGTCCAACCATGATGCAGGTCTTCGACACCGCCCCCCAGGGCATCCAGACCGCCCCGCACGAACCCCGCATCCTGGCCGCCGGGCACCAGGTCAGCGTCCGCGAGATCAACCTCGGCGGCGCCCAGGACAAGACCACCCTCATGCTCGCCTTCCTGAACGGCCTGGGCCTGCGCAGCACCTTCGGCCAGAACTGGGACGCCCTCTACGACGTCCTGACCGATCCCGACCAGCGCCCCGCCCGCCTCGCCCTGCTGCTGTGCGACCACGCCCACTTCCGCCGCCGCCACCCGCACCTGAACGCCGACCTCGAACGCGTCCTGCTGGACGCGCAGGCCGAAAGTGCCCGCGTGGGCCGCGCCCTGTGGCTCCTCAGCGAGGAACCCGACCACGACACCCGCCACTGGTAACACCGGTCTTCCTGAACAGAGGTGAAACGAACGTGCGCCCGAAACCAAGAGTGACCCCAGCCACCGCCACCTTCAGCCCCACCCTCACCGGCCCGCCCGCGCCGTGGCCTGTGCGAGTGATCGTGCGGGCCGCGCTGCGCGTCCGGGTCATGCTGCGGGGCAAGCCGTGAGCGGCGCGCCTGGAAGCCGGACGGTGCCGGTGGTGATCGTGAACGCTGACCGGGGCGCACCGTGGGAGGTCTTCGCCCTGGCGTGCGCGCTGCTGTTCCTGGCGTTCCTCTTTCGCCGCGTTCCCTGGGCACGCTGGGCGCTGACCGGCGCAGGCGTG
The DNA window shown above is from Deinococcus sp. LM3 and carries:
- the pyrH gene encoding UMP kinase, coding for MFKRVLLKLSGEFLAGESGFGISPDTTAQLARLITGALDGTDVELAVVIGGGNLWRGARNGAGMDPATADYIGMLGTVMNAMALQDAMESAGRPTRVMSAIQMSAVAEPYIRRRAMRHLEKGRVVIFGGGNGAPFFTTDTTSTLRALEIGADVVLMAKNRVDGVYDSDPRKNADAKFIAQATHREVVEQRLEVMDATALTLCMDKGLPIVVFDLFQDGNLRRLLEGQRVGTLISTP
- the tsf gene encoding translation elongation factor Ts, whose translation is MLESIKKLRELTGAGMMDVKKALADAGNDEEKAVALLRERGIVKAAKKADREAKEGLVRFVVDGSKAAIVEVNSETDFVARNSDFQALVAELAQAALSAGTNDVEEFRSFTLPSGETVATTVAAAAGKIGENLVLNRVAFVEGSTVAGYVHSNGKIGVLVDIEGGTEAQAKDVALHVAAERPQFLSRDEVNSSDIEKEREILTNKALNEGKPQQIVEKIVEGQIGKFYSEKVLPEQNFVKDNSVTVGKYLGGATIKRFVRFEIGA
- the rpsB gene encoding 30S ribosomal protein S2; its protein translation is MSYISMKQLLEAGVHFGHETKRWNPKFKRFIFAERNGIFIIDLQKTLKQVDRSFDFIKELSERGGVILFVGTKKQAQEIVELEARRTGMPFVTSRWLGGMLTNFKTMRTRIDRLNELDEMFESGRVNDRLKAERIKLAAERERLQRFVGGIRKMNRLPDAIFVVDPTKEVIAVQEANKLGIPVIALADTDSDPDVIDYIVPGNDDAIRSIQLITHRIGDLLVEARGGGEDVGAAEGETATEATETEQTES
- a CDS encoding aminoglycoside phosphotransferase family protein — translated: MSVDSYLRRWNLTPDGEAICTPGSDLLPVVWQGRPAMLKVARSAEEQRGNDLMVWLEGEGAARVYRHEGAALLLERLESAPDLAALALGGQDDAATRILCGAGAGVHRERPGRPPDLPDLHRWFRSLEAAKAQGETFTQAWGTAQRLLADPQDVRPLHGDLHHGNVLRNPERGWLVIDPKGLIGERTFDFANLLCNPTPEHALTPGRLERQSALIAQEAGLDRARLLAWVEAYAALSAAWHLEDAQMEQARQSLAVSALAHSLC
- a CDS encoding undecaprenyl-diphosphate phosphatase; the protein is MDWFYALIYGIVEGITEFLPISSTGHLILTGNLMGVPWSKEVKDAFEVVIQGGAILSVLVFYWRDFLKIRHVNTDPQQRTLWLGVLVACIPAVILGLLFGDAIKANLFRPSVVAWALIVGGVLMWLIESRRVTPSVSAIESIGVRRSFLIGALQCLALLWPGFSRSASSILGGMALGLDRATATKFSFYLGVPTLGGAALLNLIQERELIFGEIGLLNVVIGAGVSFVTAYLAIGWLLKFVSTNTFKGFAVYRVIVGILILILLATGVMSNGSLA
- a CDS encoding heme-dependent oxidative N-demethylase subunit alpha family protein, with the translated sequence MVPPTLYRPFLSGIYSVSAGLYRLGAQPVPWLDDPAPERHTFTLDAEYPRLIASKAAAHVRALHEYAGETALTPELREAALTFAARQLAADSGGEVSWDGRTLHNSLLGWQADLHPRWNALENLRRFSGPHAALVADTRPVSALDFLGLNASEDLTIVARDPRSGRDWLAATHVLNPQHWDPRDKLGRDFTQVHAPIPGSGPMNASAPRLLDAVIHRGPFVRFAWGLSTTDRLDHHPAAPPDADRDPRTRFDPHGTYLRVERQTLTGFPHAHGALFTIRPYTHPLTQAAQEPAHARALAAAIRSMTPAQTAYKGLTHLRDDLLNWMDTQALHSNA
- a CDS encoding ribonuclease domain-containing protein translates to MNRAAPTLTALLLGALLAACDLPQDTRTQPTQTPPTQTSPAQPAPTSARDPHSGLRWIAGRDLPREGQTVLRQISQGGPFRYSKDGSTFGNRERLLPRQNSGYYREYTVPTPGENDRGARRLVCGGQPRTSTADCYYTADHYDSFRRVQP
- a CDS encoding barstar family protein, whose amino-acid sequence is MMQVFDTAPQGIQTAPHEPRILAAGHQVSVREINLGGAQDKTTLMLAFLNGLGLRSTFGQNWDALYDVLTDPDQRPARLALLLCDHAHFRRRHPHLNADLERVLLDAQAESARVGRALWLLSEEPDHDTRHW